The following proteins come from a genomic window of Populus alba chromosome 12, ASM523922v2, whole genome shotgun sequence:
- the LOC118046334 gene encoding zinc finger protein BRUTUS isoform X2, which yields MATSLPKIQQCGEGVVLSKSAKRVDSKGGLESEEEDTKSPILIFLYFHKAIRNELDTLHLLTLAFATGHQDVEIKPLFQRYRFLRLVYKYHSNAEDEVIFPALDNRVKNVANSYSLEHKGESNLFDQLFELLNSYTQNDESFPRELASCTGVLQTSLSQHMAKEEQQVFPLLIEKFSVEEQASLIWQFICSIPVNMLAEFLPWLSSSISPVEYQDMLKCLSMIIPKEKLLQQVIFTWMKGKKSTDAVESYVDNHEVLSQKDSPTSMLILELDKEKCTCKKSKTGKRKYLEPSNEDSDTMETHPIDEILLWHNAIKRELNEIADEAKRIQSSGNFTNLSAFDERLQFISEVCIFHSIAEDKVIFPAVGGEFSFSKEHAEEENQFNEFRCLIESIQSVGASSNSVADFYAKLCSHADQIIETIQRHFHNEEIQVLPLARKHFSFRKQKELLYQSLCMMPLKVIERVLPWLVGLLTEHEARNFLKNMQSAVDTALVTLFTGWACKGRSQGVCLSSSVIHCCPADIEEKFVPSCCARLCAFCSKDSPVSISEGIKRPQKRNISGFCKNSNVCNPIETPDAHEPSCSDRSCCVPGLGVNSKNLGLTSLSTTKSLRSLSVKSSAPALNSSLFVWEADMVSSDLGYTERPIDTIFKFHKAISKDLEYLDVESGNLSDCDEAFLQQFIGRFRLLWGLYRAHSNAEDEIVFPALESKEALHNVSHSYTLDHKQEEKLFEDISFVLSELSHLHENLQKFQVMEDPSGSTLEHSIGHLDDYMGKYNELATKIQWMCKSIRVSLDQHINREELELWPLFDRHFSIQEQDRLVGRIIGTTGAEVLQSVLPWVTSALTQDEQNKMMDTWKQATRNTMFNEWLNECWKEASASLVQTEPSGDTIYKEEGREFHESLDQSDLFKPGWKDIFRMNQNELESEIRKVYRDSTLDPRRKSYLVQNLLTSRWIAAQQKSPQETAGENSTTADVMGCFPTFRDPEKQVYGCEHYKRNCKLRASCCGKLFACRFCHDKVSDHTMDRKATLEMMCMRCLKVQPVGQVCATPTCNGLSMAKYYCNICKFFDDERSVYHCPFCNLCRVGKGLGIDFFHCMTCNCCLGIKLVNHKCLEKGLETNCPICCDFLFTSSSTVRALPCGHYMHSSCFQAYTCSHYTCPICCKSLGDMAVYFGMLDALLAAEELPEEYRDRCQDILCNDCDQKGSAQFHWLYHKCGLCGSYNTRVIKNEVTHPNCTTPP from the exons GTCATCTTTCCAGCTCTTGATAATCGTGTGAAGAATGTGGCAAACTCGTATTCATTAGAACACAAGGGTGAAAGCAATCTTTTCGATCAATTATTTGAGCTTCTAAATTCTTACACTCAAAATGATGAAAGTTTTCCACGTGAGTTAGCATCCTGTACCGGAGTCCTTCAGACATCACTTAGTCAGCATATGGCCAAGGAAGAGCAGCAG GTTTTTCCCTTGCTTATTGAGAAGTTCTCAGTCGAAGAGCAGGCATCTCTAATCTGGCAGTTTATATGCAGCATTCCTGTTAACATGTTGGCTGAGTTTCTGCCTTGGCTTTCATCCTCTATTTCACCAGTTGAATACCAAGACATGCTCAAGTGCCTAAGCATGATAATTCCAAAGGAAAAGCTTCTGCAACAG GTTATTTTCACCTGGATGAAAGGGAAGAAGAGCACAGATGCAGTTGAAAGTTATGTAGATAATCATGAGGTTTTAAGCCAGAAGGATTCTCCTACTAGCATGTTAATTTTGGAACTGGATAAAGAAAAATGTACCTGTAAGAAATCCAAGACTGGGAAAAGGAAATATTTGGAGCCAAGTAATGAGGATTCTGATACCATGGAAACACACCCAATAGATGAAATTCTtctttggcataatgctattaAGAGGGAGTTAAATGAAATAGCTGACGAGGCTAAGAGGATACAAAGCTCTGGAAATTTTACTAATTTATCAGCATTTGATGAGCGGCTGCAATTCATTTCTGAAGTTTGCATCTTCCACAG TATTGCTGAGGACAAAGTCATATTTCCTGCTGTAGGTGGAGAATTTTCATTCTCAAAAGAGCatgcagaagaagaaaatcaatttaacgAGTTCAGATGTTTAATTGAAAGCATTCAAAGTGTAGGTGCAAGCTCTAACTCTGTAGCTGATTTTTATGCAAAGCTATGCTCGCATGCTGATCAAATAATAGAAACTATACAAAGGCACTTCCACAATGAGGAAATTCAG GTTCTCCCACTTGCCCGTAAACACTTTAGCTTCAGAAAACAGAAGGAACTTTTATACCAGAGCTTGTGCATGATGCCTTTGAAAGTGATTGAGCGTGTCTTGCCATGGCTGGTGGGGTTGTTAACAGAACACGAGGCCAGgaatttcctaaaaaatatgcAATCAGCAG TAGACACAGCTCTTGTAACTCTTTTTACTGGTTGGGCATGCAAGGGTCGTAGCCAAGGTGTGTGTTTGTCTTCAAGTGTAATTCATTGCTGTCCTGCTGATATTGAGGAAAAATTTGTTCCATCATGCTGTGCGCGTTTGTGTGCGTTTTGTTCAAAGGATAGTCCTGTGTCAATCAGTGAAGGTATCAAAAGGCCACAAAAAAGAAACATCTCAGGATTTTGCAAAAATAGCAATGTCTGCAACCCCATAGAGACTCCAGATGCCCATGAACCATCTTGTTCTGATCGGTCTTGTTGTGTCCCAGGTTTGGGAGTAAACAGTAAAAATCTGGGATTGACTTCTCTTTCCACAACCAAGTCTTTGCGATCTTTATCTGTCAAATCCTCTGCTCCAGCCCTTAACTCCAGTCTTTTTGTCTGGGAAGCAGATATGGTCTCTTCTGATTTGGGGTATACAGAACGACCGATAGatactatttttaaatttcataaagcCATAAGCAAAGACTTGGAGTATCTTGATGTCGAATCTGGAAACCTCAGTGATTGCGATGAGGCATTTCTTCAGCAGTTCATTGGAAGATTCCGTCTATTATGGGGCTTATACAGAGCTCATAGCAATGCTGAGgatgaaattgtttttccaGCATTAGAGTCTAAAGAGGCACTTCATAATGTTAGCCATTCTTATACACTAGACCATAAGCAGgaggaaaaattatttgaagacaTTTCATTTGTCCTTTCTGAGCTTTCACACCTTCATGAAAATTTGCAAAAGTTTCAAGTGATGGAGGACCCATCAGGAAGTACTCTGGAGCATTCTATTGGCCATCTTGATGATTACATGGGAAAGTACAATGAGCTAGCCACTAAGATTCAATGGATGTGCAAATCTATAAGAGTTTCTTTAGATCAACATATTAATAGAGAAGAACTTGAGTTGTGGCCATTGTTTGACAGGCATTTTTCAATTCAGGAGCAAGACAGGTTAGTTGGTCGCATAATTGGGACCACAGGGGCTGAAGTACTGCAATCTGTGTTGCCTTGGGTTACTTCTGCCCTGACTCAagatgaacaaaataaaatgatggaCACATGGAAACAGGCAACAAGAAACACAATGTTTAATGAGTGGCTTAATGAATGCTGGAAAGAAGCTTCAGCATCACTTGTGCAGACTGAACCATCAGGAGATACAATTTATAAAGAAGAAG GCAGAGAGTTTCATGAAAGTTTAGACCAAAGTGATCTGTTTAAGCCTGGGTGGAAAGATATCTTCCGCATGAATCAAAATGAGCTTGAATCTGAGATTAGAAAGGTTTATAGGGACTCAACTCTTGATCCTAGGAGAAAATCATATCTTGTTCAAAATCTTCTAACAAG CCGCTGGATAGCTGCTCAGCAAAAGTCACCTCAAGAAACTGCAGGGGAAAATTCTACTACTGCTGATGTAATGGGATGCTTCCCAACATTTCGAGACCCTGAAAAACAAGTATATGGGTGTGAACACTACAAGAGAAACTGTAAACTTCGTGCTTCTTGCTGTGGTAAGCTGTTTGCTTGCAGATTTTGCCATGACAAAGTTAGTGATCACACGATGGACAG AAAAGCAACATTGGAAATGATGTGCATGCGCTGCCTGAAGGTCCAACCAGTAGGGCAAGTCTGTGCAACACCAACATGCAATGGTCTTTCAATGGCGAAATATTATTGCAACATATGCAAGTTTTTTGATGATGAAAG GAGTGTATATCATTGCCCATTTTGCAATTTATGCCGTGTTGGGAAGGGTCTTGGTATTGATTTCTTTCATTGCATGACTTGCAACTGTTGTTTGGGGATCAAGTTAGTGAACCACAAGTGCCTGGAGAAAGGTTTAGAAACTAACTGCCCCATTTGCTGCGATTTTTTATTCACATCAAGTTCAACAGTCAGAGCTTTACCTTGTGGCCATTATATGCATTCCTCATGCTTTCAG GCATATACTTGCAGTCACTATACTTGTCCAATATGCTGCAAATCCTTGGGAGATATGGCG GTTTATTTCGGCATGCTTGATGCGTTGTTGGCTGCCGAGGAGCTGCCAGAGGAATACAGGGATCGCTGTCAG GATATACTGTGCAATGATTGTGATCAAAAGGGGTCTGCACAATTCCACTGGTTATATCATAAGTGTGGATTATGTGGGTCTTATAACACCCGGGTAATCAAGAATGAGGTGACCCATCCCAACTGCACCACTCCTCCCTGA
- the LOC118046334 gene encoding zinc finger protein BRUTUS isoform X1, which translates to MATSLPKIQQCGEGVVLSKSAKRVDSKGGLESEEEDTKSPILIFLYFHKAIRNELDTLHLLTLAFATGHQDVEIKPLFQRYRFLRLVYKYHSNAEDEVIFPALDNRVKNVANSYSLEHKGESNLFDQLFELLNSYTQNDESFPRELASCTGVLQTSLSQHMAKEEQQVFPLLIEKFSVEEQASLIWQFICSIPVNMLAEFLPWLSSSISPVEYQDMLKCLSMIIPKEKLLQQVIFTWMKGKKSTDAVESYVDNHEVLSQKDSPTSMLILELDKEKCTCKKSKTGKRKYLEPSNEDSDTMETHPIDEILLWHNAIKRELNEIADEAKRIQSSGNFTNLSAFDERLQFISEVCIFHSIAEDKVIFPAVGGEFSFSKEHAEEENQFNEFRCLIESIQSVGASSNSVADFYAKLCSHADQIIETIQRHFHNEEIQVLPLARKHFSFRKQKELLYQSLCMMPLKVIERVLPWLVGLLTEHEARNFLKNMQSAAPAVDTALVTLFTGWACKGRSQGVCLSSSVIHCCPADIEEKFVPSCCARLCAFCSKDSPVSISEGIKRPQKRNISGFCKNSNVCNPIETPDAHEPSCSDRSCCVPGLGVNSKNLGLTSLSTTKSLRSLSVKSSAPALNSSLFVWEADMVSSDLGYTERPIDTIFKFHKAISKDLEYLDVESGNLSDCDEAFLQQFIGRFRLLWGLYRAHSNAEDEIVFPALESKEALHNVSHSYTLDHKQEEKLFEDISFVLSELSHLHENLQKFQVMEDPSGSTLEHSIGHLDDYMGKYNELATKIQWMCKSIRVSLDQHINREELELWPLFDRHFSIQEQDRLVGRIIGTTGAEVLQSVLPWVTSALTQDEQNKMMDTWKQATRNTMFNEWLNECWKEASASLVQTEPSGDTIYKEEGREFHESLDQSDLFKPGWKDIFRMNQNELESEIRKVYRDSTLDPRRKSYLVQNLLTSRWIAAQQKSPQETAGENSTTADVMGCFPTFRDPEKQVYGCEHYKRNCKLRASCCGKLFACRFCHDKVSDHTMDRKATLEMMCMRCLKVQPVGQVCATPTCNGLSMAKYYCNICKFFDDERSVYHCPFCNLCRVGKGLGIDFFHCMTCNCCLGIKLVNHKCLEKGLETNCPICCDFLFTSSSTVRALPCGHYMHSSCFQAYTCSHYTCPICCKSLGDMAVYFGMLDALLAAEELPEEYRDRCQDILCNDCDQKGSAQFHWLYHKCGLCGSYNTRVIKNEVTHPNCTTPP; encoded by the exons GTCATCTTTCCAGCTCTTGATAATCGTGTGAAGAATGTGGCAAACTCGTATTCATTAGAACACAAGGGTGAAAGCAATCTTTTCGATCAATTATTTGAGCTTCTAAATTCTTACACTCAAAATGATGAAAGTTTTCCACGTGAGTTAGCATCCTGTACCGGAGTCCTTCAGACATCACTTAGTCAGCATATGGCCAAGGAAGAGCAGCAG GTTTTTCCCTTGCTTATTGAGAAGTTCTCAGTCGAAGAGCAGGCATCTCTAATCTGGCAGTTTATATGCAGCATTCCTGTTAACATGTTGGCTGAGTTTCTGCCTTGGCTTTCATCCTCTATTTCACCAGTTGAATACCAAGACATGCTCAAGTGCCTAAGCATGATAATTCCAAAGGAAAAGCTTCTGCAACAG GTTATTTTCACCTGGATGAAAGGGAAGAAGAGCACAGATGCAGTTGAAAGTTATGTAGATAATCATGAGGTTTTAAGCCAGAAGGATTCTCCTACTAGCATGTTAATTTTGGAACTGGATAAAGAAAAATGTACCTGTAAGAAATCCAAGACTGGGAAAAGGAAATATTTGGAGCCAAGTAATGAGGATTCTGATACCATGGAAACACACCCAATAGATGAAATTCTtctttggcataatgctattaAGAGGGAGTTAAATGAAATAGCTGACGAGGCTAAGAGGATACAAAGCTCTGGAAATTTTACTAATTTATCAGCATTTGATGAGCGGCTGCAATTCATTTCTGAAGTTTGCATCTTCCACAG TATTGCTGAGGACAAAGTCATATTTCCTGCTGTAGGTGGAGAATTTTCATTCTCAAAAGAGCatgcagaagaagaaaatcaatttaacgAGTTCAGATGTTTAATTGAAAGCATTCAAAGTGTAGGTGCAAGCTCTAACTCTGTAGCTGATTTTTATGCAAAGCTATGCTCGCATGCTGATCAAATAATAGAAACTATACAAAGGCACTTCCACAATGAGGAAATTCAG GTTCTCCCACTTGCCCGTAAACACTTTAGCTTCAGAAAACAGAAGGAACTTTTATACCAGAGCTTGTGCATGATGCCTTTGAAAGTGATTGAGCGTGTCTTGCCATGGCTGGTGGGGTTGTTAACAGAACACGAGGCCAGgaatttcctaaaaaatatgcAATCAGCAG CTCCAGCAGTAGACACAGCTCTTGTAACTCTTTTTACTGGTTGGGCATGCAAGGGTCGTAGCCAAGGTGTGTGTTTGTCTTCAAGTGTAATTCATTGCTGTCCTGCTGATATTGAGGAAAAATTTGTTCCATCATGCTGTGCGCGTTTGTGTGCGTTTTGTTCAAAGGATAGTCCTGTGTCAATCAGTGAAGGTATCAAAAGGCCACAAAAAAGAAACATCTCAGGATTTTGCAAAAATAGCAATGTCTGCAACCCCATAGAGACTCCAGATGCCCATGAACCATCTTGTTCTGATCGGTCTTGTTGTGTCCCAGGTTTGGGAGTAAACAGTAAAAATCTGGGATTGACTTCTCTTTCCACAACCAAGTCTTTGCGATCTTTATCTGTCAAATCCTCTGCTCCAGCCCTTAACTCCAGTCTTTTTGTCTGGGAAGCAGATATGGTCTCTTCTGATTTGGGGTATACAGAACGACCGATAGatactatttttaaatttcataaagcCATAAGCAAAGACTTGGAGTATCTTGATGTCGAATCTGGAAACCTCAGTGATTGCGATGAGGCATTTCTTCAGCAGTTCATTGGAAGATTCCGTCTATTATGGGGCTTATACAGAGCTCATAGCAATGCTGAGgatgaaattgtttttccaGCATTAGAGTCTAAAGAGGCACTTCATAATGTTAGCCATTCTTATACACTAGACCATAAGCAGgaggaaaaattatttgaagacaTTTCATTTGTCCTTTCTGAGCTTTCACACCTTCATGAAAATTTGCAAAAGTTTCAAGTGATGGAGGACCCATCAGGAAGTACTCTGGAGCATTCTATTGGCCATCTTGATGATTACATGGGAAAGTACAATGAGCTAGCCACTAAGATTCAATGGATGTGCAAATCTATAAGAGTTTCTTTAGATCAACATATTAATAGAGAAGAACTTGAGTTGTGGCCATTGTTTGACAGGCATTTTTCAATTCAGGAGCAAGACAGGTTAGTTGGTCGCATAATTGGGACCACAGGGGCTGAAGTACTGCAATCTGTGTTGCCTTGGGTTACTTCTGCCCTGACTCAagatgaacaaaataaaatgatggaCACATGGAAACAGGCAACAAGAAACACAATGTTTAATGAGTGGCTTAATGAATGCTGGAAAGAAGCTTCAGCATCACTTGTGCAGACTGAACCATCAGGAGATACAATTTATAAAGAAGAAG GCAGAGAGTTTCATGAAAGTTTAGACCAAAGTGATCTGTTTAAGCCTGGGTGGAAAGATATCTTCCGCATGAATCAAAATGAGCTTGAATCTGAGATTAGAAAGGTTTATAGGGACTCAACTCTTGATCCTAGGAGAAAATCATATCTTGTTCAAAATCTTCTAACAAG CCGCTGGATAGCTGCTCAGCAAAAGTCACCTCAAGAAACTGCAGGGGAAAATTCTACTACTGCTGATGTAATGGGATGCTTCCCAACATTTCGAGACCCTGAAAAACAAGTATATGGGTGTGAACACTACAAGAGAAACTGTAAACTTCGTGCTTCTTGCTGTGGTAAGCTGTTTGCTTGCAGATTTTGCCATGACAAAGTTAGTGATCACACGATGGACAG AAAAGCAACATTGGAAATGATGTGCATGCGCTGCCTGAAGGTCCAACCAGTAGGGCAAGTCTGTGCAACACCAACATGCAATGGTCTTTCAATGGCGAAATATTATTGCAACATATGCAAGTTTTTTGATGATGAAAG GAGTGTATATCATTGCCCATTTTGCAATTTATGCCGTGTTGGGAAGGGTCTTGGTATTGATTTCTTTCATTGCATGACTTGCAACTGTTGTTTGGGGATCAAGTTAGTGAACCACAAGTGCCTGGAGAAAGGTTTAGAAACTAACTGCCCCATTTGCTGCGATTTTTTATTCACATCAAGTTCAACAGTCAGAGCTTTACCTTGTGGCCATTATATGCATTCCTCATGCTTTCAG GCATATACTTGCAGTCACTATACTTGTCCAATATGCTGCAAATCCTTGGGAGATATGGCG GTTTATTTCGGCATGCTTGATGCGTTGTTGGCTGCCGAGGAGCTGCCAGAGGAATACAGGGATCGCTGTCAG GATATACTGTGCAATGATTGTGATCAAAAGGGGTCTGCACAATTCCACTGGTTATATCATAAGTGTGGATTATGTGGGTCTTATAACACCCGGGTAATCAAGAATGAGGTGACCCATCCCAACTGCACCACTCCTCCCTGA
- the LOC118046334 gene encoding zinc finger protein BRUTUS isoform X3: MATSLPKIQQCGEGVVLSKSAKRVDSKGGLESEEEDTKSPILIFLYFHKAIRNELDTLHLLTLAFATGHQDVEIKPLFQRYRFLRLVYKYHSNAEDEVIFPALDNRVKNVANSYSLEHKGESNLFDQLFELLNSYTQNDESFPRELASCTGVLQTSLSQHMAKEEQQVFPLLIEKFSVEEQASLIWQFICSIPVNMLAEFLPWLSSSISPVEYQDMLKCLSMIIPKEKLLQQVIFTWMKGKKSTDAVESYVDNHEVLSQKDSPTSMLILELDKEKCTCKKSKTGKRKYLEPSNEDSDTMETHPIDEILLWHNAIKRELNEIADEAKRIQSSGNFTNLSAFDERLQFISEVCIFHSIAEDKVIFPAVGGEFSFSKEHAEEENQFNEFRCLIESIQSVGASSNSVADFYAKLCSHADQIIETIQRHFHNEEIQVLPLARKHFSFRKQKELLYQSLCMMPLKVIERVLPWLVGLLTEHEARNFLKNMQSAAPAVDTALVTLFTGWACKGRSQGVCLSSSVIHCCPADIEEKFVPSCCARLCAFCSKDSPVSISEGIKRPQKRNISGFCKNSNVCNPIETPDAHEPSCSDRSCCVPGLGVNSKNLGLTSLSTTKSLRSLSVKSSAPALNSSLFVWEADMVSSDLGYTERPIDTIFKFHKAISKDLEYLDVESGNLSDCDEAFLQQFIGRFRLLWGLYRAHSNAEDEIVFPALESKEALHNVSHSYTLDHKQEEKLFEDISFVLSELSHLHENLQKFQVMEDPSGSTLEHSIGHLDDYMGKYNELATKIQWMCKSIRVSLDQHINREELELWPLFDRHFSIQEQDRLVGRIIGTTGAEVLQSVLPWVTSALTQDEQNKMMDTWKQATRNTMFNEWLNECWKEASASLVQTEPSGDTIYKEEGREFHESLDQSDLFKPGWKDIFRMNQNELESEIRKVYRDSTLDPRRKSYLVQNLLTSRWIAAQQKSPQETAGENSTTADVMGCFPTFRDPEKQVYGCEHYKRNCKLRASCCGKLFACRFCHDKVSDHTMDRKATLEMMCMRCLKVQPVGQVCATPTCNGLSMAKYYCNICKFFDDERCHKP, translated from the exons GTCATCTTTCCAGCTCTTGATAATCGTGTGAAGAATGTGGCAAACTCGTATTCATTAGAACACAAGGGTGAAAGCAATCTTTTCGATCAATTATTTGAGCTTCTAAATTCTTACACTCAAAATGATGAAAGTTTTCCACGTGAGTTAGCATCCTGTACCGGAGTCCTTCAGACATCACTTAGTCAGCATATGGCCAAGGAAGAGCAGCAG GTTTTTCCCTTGCTTATTGAGAAGTTCTCAGTCGAAGAGCAGGCATCTCTAATCTGGCAGTTTATATGCAGCATTCCTGTTAACATGTTGGCTGAGTTTCTGCCTTGGCTTTCATCCTCTATTTCACCAGTTGAATACCAAGACATGCTCAAGTGCCTAAGCATGATAATTCCAAAGGAAAAGCTTCTGCAACAG GTTATTTTCACCTGGATGAAAGGGAAGAAGAGCACAGATGCAGTTGAAAGTTATGTAGATAATCATGAGGTTTTAAGCCAGAAGGATTCTCCTACTAGCATGTTAATTTTGGAACTGGATAAAGAAAAATGTACCTGTAAGAAATCCAAGACTGGGAAAAGGAAATATTTGGAGCCAAGTAATGAGGATTCTGATACCATGGAAACACACCCAATAGATGAAATTCTtctttggcataatgctattaAGAGGGAGTTAAATGAAATAGCTGACGAGGCTAAGAGGATACAAAGCTCTGGAAATTTTACTAATTTATCAGCATTTGATGAGCGGCTGCAATTCATTTCTGAAGTTTGCATCTTCCACAG TATTGCTGAGGACAAAGTCATATTTCCTGCTGTAGGTGGAGAATTTTCATTCTCAAAAGAGCatgcagaagaagaaaatcaatttaacgAGTTCAGATGTTTAATTGAAAGCATTCAAAGTGTAGGTGCAAGCTCTAACTCTGTAGCTGATTTTTATGCAAAGCTATGCTCGCATGCTGATCAAATAATAGAAACTATACAAAGGCACTTCCACAATGAGGAAATTCAG GTTCTCCCACTTGCCCGTAAACACTTTAGCTTCAGAAAACAGAAGGAACTTTTATACCAGAGCTTGTGCATGATGCCTTTGAAAGTGATTGAGCGTGTCTTGCCATGGCTGGTGGGGTTGTTAACAGAACACGAGGCCAGgaatttcctaaaaaatatgcAATCAGCAG CTCCAGCAGTAGACACAGCTCTTGTAACTCTTTTTACTGGTTGGGCATGCAAGGGTCGTAGCCAAGGTGTGTGTTTGTCTTCAAGTGTAATTCATTGCTGTCCTGCTGATATTGAGGAAAAATTTGTTCCATCATGCTGTGCGCGTTTGTGTGCGTTTTGTTCAAAGGATAGTCCTGTGTCAATCAGTGAAGGTATCAAAAGGCCACAAAAAAGAAACATCTCAGGATTTTGCAAAAATAGCAATGTCTGCAACCCCATAGAGACTCCAGATGCCCATGAACCATCTTGTTCTGATCGGTCTTGTTGTGTCCCAGGTTTGGGAGTAAACAGTAAAAATCTGGGATTGACTTCTCTTTCCACAACCAAGTCTTTGCGATCTTTATCTGTCAAATCCTCTGCTCCAGCCCTTAACTCCAGTCTTTTTGTCTGGGAAGCAGATATGGTCTCTTCTGATTTGGGGTATACAGAACGACCGATAGatactatttttaaatttcataaagcCATAAGCAAAGACTTGGAGTATCTTGATGTCGAATCTGGAAACCTCAGTGATTGCGATGAGGCATTTCTTCAGCAGTTCATTGGAAGATTCCGTCTATTATGGGGCTTATACAGAGCTCATAGCAATGCTGAGgatgaaattgtttttccaGCATTAGAGTCTAAAGAGGCACTTCATAATGTTAGCCATTCTTATACACTAGACCATAAGCAGgaggaaaaattatttgaagacaTTTCATTTGTCCTTTCTGAGCTTTCACACCTTCATGAAAATTTGCAAAAGTTTCAAGTGATGGAGGACCCATCAGGAAGTACTCTGGAGCATTCTATTGGCCATCTTGATGATTACATGGGAAAGTACAATGAGCTAGCCACTAAGATTCAATGGATGTGCAAATCTATAAGAGTTTCTTTAGATCAACATATTAATAGAGAAGAACTTGAGTTGTGGCCATTGTTTGACAGGCATTTTTCAATTCAGGAGCAAGACAGGTTAGTTGGTCGCATAATTGGGACCACAGGGGCTGAAGTACTGCAATCTGTGTTGCCTTGGGTTACTTCTGCCCTGACTCAagatgaacaaaataaaatgatggaCACATGGAAACAGGCAACAAGAAACACAATGTTTAATGAGTGGCTTAATGAATGCTGGAAAGAAGCTTCAGCATCACTTGTGCAGACTGAACCATCAGGAGATACAATTTATAAAGAAGAAG GCAGAGAGTTTCATGAAAGTTTAGACCAAAGTGATCTGTTTAAGCCTGGGTGGAAAGATATCTTCCGCATGAATCAAAATGAGCTTGAATCTGAGATTAGAAAGGTTTATAGGGACTCAACTCTTGATCCTAGGAGAAAATCATATCTTGTTCAAAATCTTCTAACAAG CCGCTGGATAGCTGCTCAGCAAAAGTCACCTCAAGAAACTGCAGGGGAAAATTCTACTACTGCTGATGTAATGGGATGCTTCCCAACATTTCGAGACCCTGAAAAACAAGTATATGGGTGTGAACACTACAAGAGAAACTGTAAACTTCGTGCTTCTTGCTGTGGTAAGCTGTTTGCTTGCAGATTTTGCCATGACAAAGTTAGTGATCACACGATGGACAG AAAAGCAACATTGGAAATGATGTGCATGCGCTGCCTGAAGGTCCAACCAGTAGGGCAAGTCTGTGCAACACCAACATGCAATGGTCTTTCAATGGCGAAATATTATTGCAACATATGCAAGTTTTTTGATGATGAAAG GTGCCACAAACCATAA